The Xenopus tropicalis strain Nigerian chromosome 2, UCB_Xtro_10.0, whole genome shotgun sequence genome window below encodes:
- the ovca2 gene encoding esterase OVCA2 (The RefSeq protein has 4 substitutions compared to this genomic sequence): MAATETPGAAQKRVLRVLALHGYRQNERSFWERTGALRKRLRGRADLITFSAPLLVPDPDAEPGAGDPDSLQDESRGWWFSNPEQNSFDAMEESKTCSGLEASLDTVAKAFSELGPFDGILGFSQGAALVAIICALKQQGDPRFHFDFAILVAGFKSLSTDHAKHYQQPITVPSLHVIGETDRVISAAMSQELVSHFENPVILMHSGGHYVPACAPQKKVYWEFLDKFLT, encoded by the exons ATGGCGGCAACAGAGACGCCGGGGGCAGCCCAGAAACGTGTCCTACGGGTGTTGGCTCTGCATGGGTACCGGCAAAACGAACGGAGCTTTAGGGAGAGAACAGGAGCGCTGCGCAAAAGGCTGCGGGGCCGGGCAGATCTCATAACTTTTAGCGCCCCCTTATTGGTACCCGATCCTG ATGCTGAGCCCGGTGCTGGAGTCCCAGACTCTTTACAGGATGAATCCAGAGGCTGGTGGTTCTCCAATCCAGAACAAAATAGCTTTGATGCCATGGAAGAAAGCAACACTTGCTCCGGGCTAGAGGCGTCTCTGGATACTGTGGCTAAGGCATTTTCTGAACTTGGGCCCTTTGATGgcattttgggattcagccaaggaGCCGCACTGGTAGCCATCATTTGCGCTTTAAAGCAACAAGGAGATCCCCGATTCCATTTTGACTTTGCTATTTTGGTGGCGGGCTTTAAAAGCCTATCAACTGACCACACAAAGCATTATCAGCAGCCAATCACGGTTCCCTCATTGCATGTCATTGGTGAGACCGACCGTGTCATATCTGCTGCCATGAGCCAGGAACTGGTTTCCCATTTTGAGAATCCTGTTATATTGATGCATTCTGGAGGCCATTATGTTCCAGCTTGTGCCccacaaaaaaaagtgtattggGAGTTTTTGGACAAGTTCCTTACTTAG